In Elusimicrobiota bacterium, one DNA window encodes the following:
- a CDS encoding ATP phosphoribosyltransferase: MTKLKLGMPKGSLQESTIELFKKAGIRVNASERSYFPTSDDDELEIMLVRSQEMATYVEDGVFDAGLTGKDWIMESGAQVKEVCELLYAKSGFRPVRWVLCVPEDSPIKSVKDLQGKRIATEVVNIVKSYLTKNNVDAKVEFSWGATEAKAGRFVDAIVELTETGSSLRANRLRIVEELLTSSTRFICNEKAWADPWKRQKIENMAMLLQGALAAEGLVGIKMNIPENKLADVTKLLPALRKPTISQLTEKGWVALEVIMPEKEVKKNIPALKRAGAEGIIEYPLNKIIY, encoded by the coding sequence ATGACTAAATTGAAACTGGGCATGCCCAAGGGCAGCCTGCAGGAATCCACCATTGAACTTTTCAAGAAAGCGGGCATTCGGGTCAACGCCTCCGAACGCTCGTATTTTCCGACCTCGGACGACGACGAATTGGAAATCATGCTCGTCCGTTCCCAGGAAATGGCGACCTACGTCGAGGACGGGGTCTTTGACGCGGGATTGACCGGCAAAGACTGGATTATGGAGTCCGGCGCCCAGGTGAAGGAAGTTTGCGAACTGCTCTACGCCAAGTCGGGTTTTCGGCCGGTTCGCTGGGTGCTCTGCGTTCCCGAAGATTCGCCCATCAAGTCCGTCAAAGACCTCCAAGGCAAACGCATCGCCACCGAAGTCGTCAACATCGTCAAGAGCTACTTGACCAAAAACAACGTGGACGCCAAGGTCGAATTTTCCTGGGGCGCCACGGAAGCCAAGGCCGGACGCTTCGTCGACGCGATCGTGGAGCTCACCGAAACCGGCTCTTCCTTGCGGGCCAACCGCCTTCGAATCGTCGAGGAATTGCTCACCTCCTCCACCCGCTTCATTTGCAACGAAAAAGCCTGGGCGGATCCCTGGAAGCGCCAAAAAATCGAAAACATGGCCATGTTGCTTCAGGGCGCCCTGGCCGCCGAAGGGCTTGTCGGCATCAAAATGAACATTCCCGAAAACAAGCTGGCCGACGTGACGAAACTTCTCCCGGCCCTCCGGAAACCGACCATCTCCCAACTGACGGAAAAGGGCTGGGTGGCCTTGGAAGTCATCATGCCCGAAAAAGAAGTGAAAAAGAACATCCCCGCCTTGAAGCGCGCCGGCGCCGAGGGGATCATCGAATACCCTCTCAACAAAATCATCTACTAA